One Chlorobaculum limnaeum genomic window carries:
- a CDS encoding ISL3 family transposase yields MPSLITHYQQLLGLPETWKVSDVRLSMSGPRIEIHLEYIGPKVECPECGKAGRIYDLAPEQRWRHLDTMEYETHLIARVPRCECKEHRIKTIKVPWATRSSRYTLKFEALAVELLQECSSIQSASRLLRLNWHATNEIMNRAVKRGLSRRNKEAIAHLGLDEKSFRAGHQYVTILNDLKGGRVLEVVQSRTTDGAEALLLSFEASQRQGVKSISMDMWKPFAIAAKKHLPQADIVHDRFHISKYLNEAVDTVRRQESRQLHHAGDRTLIGSKFTWLRNPENMTESQRTSFDQLMACELKTGKAWSMKNMFREFWRLGCRESASFFFDYWSERVDQLALKPMIKVKELLKRHLDNILNYFEHEMTNAVSEGLNSKIQLYKASARGFHSFHSYRIRILFYCGKLNMAITG; encoded by the coding sequence ATGCCGAGCCTCATTACCCATTACCAGCAGTTATTAGGATTACCAGAAACATGGAAGGTGTCGGATGTCCGGCTGTCGATGTCCGGCCCCCGGATAGAAATCCATCTGGAGTATATCGGACCCAAAGTCGAATGCCCTGAATGCGGCAAGGCCGGACGAATTTATGACCTGGCGCCAGAACAACGGTGGCGGCATCTGGATACCATGGAGTACGAGACGCATCTGATAGCCAGGGTGCCTCGGTGTGAGTGCAAAGAGCACAGGATCAAGACAATTAAAGTTCCGTGGGCAACGCGCTCTTCGCGCTACACCCTGAAGTTTGAAGCGCTTGCTGTCGAGTTGCTTCAGGAGTGTTCAAGCATTCAGTCGGCATCGAGGCTCTTGCGATTGAACTGGCATGCAACCAACGAGATCATGAACCGTGCGGTTAAGCGAGGCCTGAGCCGCCGGAATAAGGAGGCGATTGCTCATCTTGGTCTTGATGAAAAGAGCTTCCGGGCAGGCCATCAGTATGTGACGATCCTGAACGACCTGAAAGGTGGCCGGGTACTTGAGGTGGTCCAGAGCCGAACGACCGATGGAGCAGAAGCGCTACTCCTCAGCTTTGAAGCATCGCAACGCCAGGGTGTGAAATCGATCTCGATGGATATGTGGAAGCCCTTCGCGATTGCTGCCAAAAAGCATCTGCCGCAGGCCGATATTGTGCATGACCGTTTCCATATCAGCAAATATCTGAACGAGGCGGTCGACACGGTTCGTCGCCAAGAGTCCCGTCAACTTCATCATGCCGGGGACAGGACTCTGATTGGCTCGAAATTCACCTGGCTGCGCAATCCGGAGAACATGACGGAAAGCCAGCGGACAAGCTTTGATCAATTGATGGCCTGTGAGCTGAAAACCGGAAAAGCCTGGTCGATGAAAAACATGTTTCGGGAGTTCTGGCGGCTGGGTTGTCGAGAGAGTGCAAGCTTCTTTTTCGATTACTGGTCTGAACGCGTCGACCAGTTAGCGTTGAAACCCATGATCAAGGTCAAAGAGCTGCTGAAGCGGCATCTCGACAACATCCTGAACTATTTCGAGCACGAAATGACCAACGCAGTTTCCGAAGGTCTGAACAGCAAGATCCAGTTGTACAAAGCATCGGCCCGTGGGTTCCACAGCTTTCACAGCTACCGCATAAGGATTTTGTTTTACTGTGGAAAGCTCAACATGGCTATTACCGGTTGA
- a CDS encoding polysaccharide biosynthesis/export family protein — MYKKYIVSVIMAASMIVHVVPINGMPDAAKADIASRLGNEAAAVAPVYNPLAGPSYPVAQNSYFTDDSGNILMFVNILGQVSRQGQYIVRENADFAAIIAISGGLVKDADLKKVLVVRQEPDENGKQAYVVNLKTFYKKGDRSDFIALKPNDTIIIPEKGISLAKISQYSSIISPLIYWYYIIDNNNK; from the coding sequence ATGTATAAAAAATACATTGTAAGTGTTATAATGGCCGCATCAATGATTGTTCATGTGGTGCCTATAAATGGGATGCCTGATGCAGCAAAAGCAGATATAGCATCAAGGTTAGGAAATGAAGCTGCTGCAGTAGCGCCTGTTTATAATCCTCTTGCCGGCCCGTCTTATCCTGTTGCACAGAATTCATATTTTACTGATGATTCTGGTAATATTTTAATGTTTGTCAATATTCTTGGTCAGGTTTCAAGGCAGGGGCAATATATTGTACGTGAAAATGCAGATTTTGCTGCAATAATTGCAATTTCTGGAGGCCTTGTTAAAGATGCTGATCTTAAAAAAGTTCTTGTCGTAAGGCAAGAGCCTGATGAGAATGGAAAACAAGCCTATGTTGTAAATCTTAAAACGTTTTACAAAAAAGGTGATCGTTCAGACTTTATTGCATTGAAGCCAAATGATACTATAATTATTCCAGAAAAGGGAATAAGTCTTGCTAAAATATCTCAGTATTCTAGCATAATATCTCCTTTGATATATTGGTATTATATTATTGATAATAATAATAAATGA
- a CDS encoding GumC family protein gives MDYKSHQAVTGNQVQVQDDKEITLAEIFQIIARRKIGIGIIVSLSLLVSILFYYSQTPEYRAVSVLMINQKNDSQGLVEAVLGGGPAADSKMAQKDVELLQSLPVADMTVRALWNSSRRDSLEFFGYRPYISPIRRLVDWIAPVKPLNASDRDIIENTPAFDTMMRFYAIKLSKRIKVEGSRDSSVLRVSVASPFSDEATFLSNMLCSVYQKSDIQRNSEKYIQSNQFVAEMLQEQKDMMANADAALSKFMTENQMYEVSGNTGGLLAKLIEFEGRYNDIMAEYNIVSNSRNFLENQLTQADREMSDRIARNVNAQLGAIRDEIHSKESAYISLLREKTVDDPEVKGKKQELEQAKARYDQISRSKIAGQIEYIGKAQKYRYDLISEKLQLDQKLNTLKFSAGEYAKVKQKYDGQLAQLPEKEQNFVRLQRDRDVVSKTYLFLKEKLDETRILIGSEVGSVTMIGSAFKPFMPEKPELVKNILAGLVIGIVLAGLFTYGAEMIYDTVNEEMQFFKSLGLNIWGVIPFINSSSDYSGTYHEAKRKIEKKSVMLLDIFKKKEEQINNPQSEVSGDIKNNPLMTDKLNSSFAESFRTLRTNLNFSRIDKPFKTILISGCSIGEGKSTVSTNLALAWAIADKKTLLIDADLRRPSQHTILGKKRSPGLTDCLIDDGKNDNDKYFQKTHVENLFLMTAGTPVPNPNELLGSEKMHLFLKKISDQFDRVVIDSPPIFISDAAQLVNEVDGVLITARLHYSSRAPLKQYASDNFLHSKIIGVAIIDKPRPSKTRYGYGEGKYGYGRSGYGRYSSVYPEKL, from the coding sequence ATGGATTACAAAAGTCATCAAGCCGTTACAGGCAATCAGGTACAGGTTCAGGATGATAAAGAAATTACTCTTGCCGAGATTTTTCAGATTATAGCACGAAGAAAAATCGGTATTGGTATTATCGTATCGTTATCGCTTCTTGTATCGATATTGTTTTATTATTCTCAAACGCCAGAGTACCGTGCAGTATCTGTATTAATGATAAATCAAAAAAATGATTCTCAGGGTCTGGTTGAAGCAGTGTTGGGCGGAGGGCCAGCAGCAGACAGTAAAATGGCACAGAAGGATGTCGAATTGCTGCAATCATTACCAGTTGCCGATATGACGGTTCGTGCTCTCTGGAACAGCAGCCGTCGTGATTCCCTTGAGTTTTTTGGATATCGACCATATATTTCACCAATAAGACGACTTGTAGATTGGATAGCACCGGTAAAACCACTGAATGCGAGTGATCGTGACATTATAGAGAATACGCCCGCATTTGATACAATGATGCGATTTTATGCAATAAAATTGAGTAAACGTATAAAAGTAGAAGGTTCAAGAGATTCAAGTGTTTTGCGCGTTTCCGTCGCAAGTCCTTTTTCTGATGAGGCGACATTTCTGAGCAACATGCTCTGTTCTGTGTATCAGAAGTCTGATATACAGCGTAACTCAGAAAAATATATTCAGTCAAATCAATTTGTCGCTGAAATGCTTCAGGAACAAAAAGATATGATGGCTAATGCTGACGCTGCCTTATCAAAATTCATGACTGAAAACCAGATGTACGAGGTTTCAGGAAATACAGGAGGTTTACTTGCAAAACTGATTGAATTTGAAGGCAGATACAACGATATAATGGCCGAATACAATATTGTATCGAACAGTCGTAATTTTCTTGAAAACCAACTTACTCAGGCTGATCGCGAGATGAGTGATCGTATTGCTCGTAATGTTAATGCGCAGTTGGGTGCTATAAGAGATGAAATACATTCTAAAGAATCCGCTTATATCTCTCTGCTTAGAGAGAAGACTGTGGATGATCCAGAAGTTAAAGGGAAAAAACAGGAGCTGGAGCAGGCTAAAGCAAGGTACGATCAAATTAGTCGCAGTAAAATAGCTGGTCAAATTGAATATATAGGTAAGGCACAAAAGTATCGTTACGATCTGATCTCTGAGAAATTACAGCTTGATCAAAAACTCAATACCTTAAAGTTCAGTGCAGGTGAATACGCAAAAGTAAAGCAAAAATATGATGGTCAGCTTGCGCAACTGCCAGAAAAAGAGCAGAATTTTGTCAGGTTACAGCGAGATCGTGACGTAGTAAGCAAAACTTATCTGTTTCTTAAAGAAAAGCTTGATGAAACTCGAATACTTATAGGATCTGAAGTTGGTAGTGTGACGATGATTGGTTCAGCCTTTAAGCCATTTATGCCAGAAAAGCCCGAATTGGTTAAAAATATATTGGCTGGCCTCGTTATTGGTATTGTATTGGCTGGTCTTTTTACGTATGGAGCTGAAATGATCTATGATACGGTTAACGAGGAGATGCAGTTCTTTAAAAGCCTTGGATTAAATATATGGGGTGTTATACCGTTTATAAACTCCTCGTCTGATTATTCTGGTACATACCATGAAGCAAAAAGAAAGATTGAAAAGAAGAGTGTCATGTTGTTAGATATATTTAAGAAAAAGGAAGAACAAATCAATAATCCACAGAGTGAGGTATCAGGAGATATAAAAAACAATCCGTTGATGACAGATAAGCTGAACTCAAGTTTTGCGGAGAGCTTCAGGACTCTTCGTACAAATCTGAATTTCTCTCGAATCGACAAACCGTTTAAAACAATTCTTATATCAGGTTGCTCGATTGGTGAGGGTAAGTCAACGGTAAGTACAAATCTTGCATTAGCATGGGCTATTGCAGATAAAAAAACCCTGCTTATAGATGCAGACTTAAGGCGCCCATCACAACATACAATACTTGGTAAAAAAAGATCTCCTGGATTGACAGATTGTTTGATAGATGACGGGAAAAACGATAATGACAAATATTTTCAAAAAACTCATGTAGAAAATTTGTTCTTGATGACCGCTGGTACGCCTGTGCCTAATCCGAATGAATTACTGGGATCAGAAAAAATGCATTTATTTTTGAAAAAAATATCAGATCAGTTTGACAGAGTCGTTATTGATAGTCCACCGATATTTATTAGTGACGCTGCACAGCTTGTTAATGAAGTCGATGGGGTTTTAATCACGGCGCGGTTGCATTATTCGAGCAGGGCGCCACTGAAACAGTATGCCTCAGATAATTTCCTTCACTCTAAAATAATTGGCGTTGCAATTATCGATAAACCAAGGCCAAGCAAAACAAGATATGGCTATGGTGAAGGTAAATACGGGTATGGTAGATCCGGATATGGTCGTTACAGCAGTGTCTATCCTGAAAAACTTTAG
- a CDS encoding polysaccharide biosynthesis protein — protein sequence MSHNLLSVSLKYCLNSINFKVAVNKIFDYQRLIFVFLGMSRITKQSIVFAIDCFYILFAVWLSFSLKYETVHVPGNDEWYAYAIALLIALPVFVISGLYRSIFRYSGFSALSSVAVACLQYGILYFITIVIFLPTSIPKSIGILQPLLLLLGIGSSRAVARFWFHPGNVKNSKNCNKEKILIYGAGEAGIQIASALQHNARYSVEGFIDDDILLFDKCINGITVYSPDCVKKIVYSKSITNILLALPSVKKARRQEIIHAFEGLDIHIRTLPGIEEMADGKLSISDIREIEIEDLLGRDPVAPNHELFERCIKNKTILVTGAGGSIGSELCRQIISLNPVRLILVEQSEYNLYVLNNELEERIRSHGYDVHLVTLLADVTDREYINKIFDCYQPETVYHAAAYKHVPLVECNPLEGLRNNVFGTLSVAEASKKSGVKNFILISTDKAVRPTNIMGASKRIAELILQAMAEEQNGSETCFSMVRFGNVLGSSGSVVPLFKNQIKNGGPITVTHQDITRYFMTIPEAAQLVIQAGAMAIGGDVFLLDMGEPVKIIDLAKRMVELSGYTIKDNEKPDGDIELIVTGLRPGEKLYEELLIADNPIETNHQRIFKAHENFIKYDQLREYLDSLEIMIADGKVNLDELRVLIKTIVKGYRMNSVASEKENITLVIQR from the coding sequence ATGAGTCATAATCTTTTGAGTGTTTCATTAAAATACTGTTTAAATAGTATTAATTTTAAAGTTGCTGTAAACAAGATATTTGATTATCAGAGGTTAATATTTGTTTTTCTTGGTATGTCTCGTATCACAAAGCAATCTATAGTGTTTGCTATAGATTGCTTTTATATATTGTTTGCAGTCTGGCTGTCTTTTTCATTAAAGTACGAAACTGTACATGTTCCAGGAAATGACGAATGGTATGCATATGCTATTGCACTTTTGATCGCATTACCTGTTTTTGTTATTTCTGGTTTATATAGATCAATATTTAGATATAGCGGGTTTTCCGCATTAAGTTCAGTAGCTGTTGCATGCTTGCAATATGGTATTCTCTATTTTATTACAATCGTGATATTTTTGCCGACAAGTATTCCTAAATCTATAGGGATATTGCAGCCGCTTCTTCTTTTATTGGGCATAGGTTCAAGTAGAGCTGTTGCAAGATTTTGGTTTCATCCAGGGAATGTGAAGAACTCGAAAAACTGCAATAAAGAAAAGATACTGATTTATGGGGCAGGTGAAGCAGGTATACAAATTGCCAGTGCTTTACAGCATAACGCAAGATACAGTGTTGAGGGATTTATTGATGATGATATATTATTGTTTGATAAATGTATAAATGGTATTACGGTATATAGTCCTGATTGTGTTAAGAAGATTGTTTATAGTAAATCGATAACAAATATATTGTTAGCGCTTCCGTCTGTAAAGAAAGCCAGGCGTCAAGAGATTATTCATGCCTTTGAGGGGCTGGATATTCATATCAGGACTCTTCCAGGTATTGAAGAGATGGCAGATGGGAAGTTATCAATATCTGATATCCGCGAAATTGAGATTGAGGATCTTCTTGGGCGAGATCCAGTAGCTCCAAATCATGAGCTGTTTGAAAGATGTATAAAAAATAAAACTATTCTTGTTACTGGGGCTGGAGGAAGCATCGGAAGCGAGTTATGTCGCCAGATAATCTCATTAAACCCGGTACGTCTGATTCTGGTAGAACAATCAGAGTACAATCTCTATGTGCTAAATAATGAATTGGAAGAACGAATAAGAAGTCATGGGTATGACGTGCATCTCGTAACGTTGCTTGCTGATGTTACTGATCGCGAATATATAAATAAAATATTTGATTGTTACCAGCCGGAAACAGTCTATCATGCAGCAGCTTATAAGCATGTTCCACTTGTGGAATGCAATCCATTAGAGGGACTACGAAACAATGTATTTGGTACATTATCAGTTGCTGAAGCATCAAAAAAAAGCGGTGTAAAGAATTTTATTCTTATAAGTACAGATAAAGCTGTTCGTCCTACGAACATTATGGGAGCCAGTAAACGTATTGCTGAGCTTATACTTCAGGCTATGGCCGAAGAGCAGAACGGATCAGAAACCTGCTTTTCAATGGTGCGATTTGGTAATGTTCTTGGTTCAAGCGGGTCAGTGGTTCCGTTGTTTAAGAATCAAATAAAGAATGGCGGCCCAATAACCGTTACTCATCAGGATATTACAAGATATTTTATGACAATTCCTGAGGCTGCTCAATTGGTTATTCAGGCTGGTGCAATGGCTATCGGAGGTGATGTTTTTTTGCTTGATATGGGTGAACCTGTAAAAATTATAGATCTTGCTAAACGCATGGTTGAGCTTTCTGGATATACGATTAAAGATAACGAAAAGCCTGATGGAGATATTGAATTAATAGTTACAGGACTTCGGCCAGGCGAAAAATTGTACGAAGAGCTCCTTATTGCAGATAATCCAATTGAGACAAATCATCAGCGTATTTTTAAGGCGCATGAGAACTTTATTAAATATGATCAGCTTCGGGAGTATCTTGATTCTCTTGAAATAATGATCGCCGATGGAAAAGTCAATCTGGATGAGCTTAGAGTATTGATAAAAACTATTGTAAAAGGGTATCGAATGAACAGTGTTGCTTCAGAGAAGGAAAATATAACGTTAGTAATACAGCGATGA
- a CDS encoding lipopolysaccharide biosynthesis protein, which translates to MNSSQRMIINTLATFSRSVLAGGLALFSSRWILNALGQVDFGLFSLVGSLIAFISLLNGVLGGSAGRFFAFSIGKGDAKEVNQWFNTAIVIHFILSFILVGAGWPIGEYFIRYVLDIPDDRLISSLMVFRLSLMAAFFTMLGVPYISMFSAKQHISETAFWTLLQAIMNFILAFSLTYFTNDRLVDYAIGIVFITFFITALQVIRAINIFPECRIKRKHLFDKVRAIELFNYASWSLIGCLGGLLRNQGTAVMMNLFHGPIANAAYGIANQVSSQTGVLAQSMVGAMSPEITSAAGRNDRQRFLDLSFRASRFGVLLVLMIVIPFYIEMDYVLRLWLKNPPPDTAIFSKLILISFLLDRLTIGHMIAINSNRKVAAYQSSVGIILMLSFPLAYLFLKIFFAPQTALFAFIVTSSGCTIGRIYWGNRLVGLSPRRWLTDVMIRCIIVALPVYFLSLVPEMFFPPTFLRLVLTLLVSIVAIAIIGWYYGIDMSERFYIKQNIKAIYGKIVSKSMS; encoded by the coding sequence ATGAACTCTTCGCAAAGAATGATTATCAATACGTTGGCGACATTTTCTCGTTCTGTTCTCGCTGGAGGTCTTGCTCTTTTCAGTAGCCGGTGGATTCTTAATGCTCTCGGTCAGGTTGATTTTGGCCTATTTTCACTTGTTGGTTCTCTTATTGCTTTTATTTCGTTATTAAACGGTGTCCTTGGTGGAAGCGCTGGTAGGTTTTTTGCTTTTTCTATTGGAAAAGGGGATGCAAAAGAGGTTAATCAATGGTTCAACACCGCGATTGTTATTCATTTCATACTTTCTTTTATACTTGTTGGTGCTGGCTGGCCTATTGGAGAGTATTTTATTCGTTATGTATTAGATATTCCCGATGATCGCCTTATATCTTCATTGATGGTATTTCGTCTTTCATTAATGGCCGCTTTTTTTACAATGCTTGGGGTGCCATACATCTCGATGTTTTCAGCAAAACAGCATATAAGTGAAACTGCTTTTTGGACACTTCTACAGGCTATAATGAATTTTATTCTTGCATTTAGCCTTACATACTTTACAAATGATCGACTTGTTGACTACGCCATCGGGATCGTTTTTATTACCTTTTTTATTACAGCGCTGCAAGTTATTAGGGCTATAAATATTTTCCCTGAATGTCGTATAAAGCGTAAGCATCTGTTTGATAAAGTGCGAGCTATTGAGCTTTTCAATTATGCTTCATGGTCATTGATTGGTTGTCTTGGAGGTTTACTTCGTAATCAAGGAACTGCTGTTATGATGAATCTATTTCATGGCCCAATAGCCAATGCTGCTTATGGTATAGCTAATCAGGTATCGTCTCAGACAGGGGTATTGGCACAGTCTATGGTTGGTGCAATGTCACCCGAAATTACAAGCGCTGCCGGTCGTAATGATCGACAACGTTTTTTGGATCTATCTTTTCGTGCGTCGAGGTTTGGCGTACTGCTGGTATTGATGATAGTTATTCCTTTTTATATAGAAATGGACTATGTACTCCGTCTTTGGTTAAAGAATCCGCCTCCGGATACCGCTATTTTTTCTAAGCTTATCTTGATTTCATTTCTTTTGGATAGACTAACCATAGGGCACATGATTGCTATTAACTCAAACAGAAAAGTTGCAGCATATCAGTCATCGGTAGGGATAATACTTATGCTCAGTTTCCCGCTTGCATATCTCTTTTTAAAGATATTTTTCGCGCCGCAAACAGCATTGTTCGCATTTATTGTTACCAGCTCAGGGTGTACAATTGGTCGTATCTACTGGGGCAATCGTCTTGTAGGTCTTTCTCCGAGACGTTGGCTTACCGATGTGATGATTCGTTGTATAATTGTCGCTTTACCTGTGTATTTTCTTTCCTTGGTTCCGGAAATGTTTTTTCCGCCAACTTTTTTACGATTGGTACTGACCCTATTGGTTAGTATAGTAGCTATCGCTATTATTGGTTGGTATTACGGTATTGATATGTCTGAGCGCTTTTATATTAAACAAAATATAAAAGCGATTTATGGGAAAATTGTTTCAAAATCCATGTCTTGA
- a CDS encoding polysaccharide pyruvyl transferase family protein: MAINVKLDLYGFYRPIVDREICTKCSICQQYCPVIIAQKNALNAQVISDPKVFGAWTLDEQIRITSSSGGLFSELAKKIIENGGMVAGCVWGNNLTPEHILTDSWEDVVRMRGSKYVPSKTGEIYRKVMDVLHNSDKKVLFSGTPCQVAAMDAMLGKEERERVILVDFICHGVPSLRVFHLYLDELFNGEKVTSYTFRNKDIGWQTILAHSVNGDCYHVPASKDPFFRGYAVYHLYVMEACHSCPFAKIPRVGDITLGDFWGCPEDLYDKRGVSLVLANTALGIATLESAKFHGSINIEQVKLQQGVARNSRIVQGEYAIPLEREKMMESLIAEKSFAYMQASFYPSKMQLLWNGLCQSKEKSDYFVKIYRVIIRKLKKIHRWEKINAKYDIKNRKMKIGITTIHRICNYGSALQAYALQKCVIGMGYDCEVIDYVYPNEYHQKKRSSITHLKSSILRSTKNYIIDVLTKRSVREHKFAQFISDNVLVSSQCYETKEYIQEHPPLYDAYITGSDQVWNPRYMHDDSTFLLSFAPLYARRIAYAASFGDSVLDSDYFSIYKKNIQVFHAISVRESQGIDIVSKLIGKKPCHVLDPTMLLSAAEWKKLALPPNQQRKYILCYYLGYSFNPFPYADELAEYYRRLTGYDIVYLNPAINKTISPNSRAVYDAGPLEFLGWIANAEIVLTTSFHGTAFAANFNRPFLSLIDNDYLDCRQSSLVELLQLESYLLRKNTVFPDPRSLGSNYTSLNKRLEDCRNESIDFLRRACM, encoded by the coding sequence ATGGCTATCAACGTTAAGTTAGATTTATATGGATTTTACAGGCCGATTGTTGATAGGGAGATATGTACAAAGTGTAGTATATGTCAACAATATTGTCCTGTTATTATAGCTCAGAAAAATGCGCTTAACGCTCAAGTAATTTCTGACCCTAAGGTGTTTGGAGCGTGGACACTCGACGAACAGATTAGGATTACGAGTTCATCAGGAGGTCTTTTTTCTGAACTTGCAAAAAAAATTATTGAGAATGGCGGTATGGTTGCCGGGTGCGTATGGGGAAATAACTTGACTCCAGAGCACATTCTTACAGATTCATGGGAAGATGTAGTACGAATGCGCGGATCGAAATATGTGCCGAGTAAAACAGGTGAGATTTATCGAAAAGTTATGGACGTTTTGCATAACAGTGATAAAAAAGTCCTGTTTAGCGGAACGCCATGCCAAGTCGCAGCAATGGACGCAATGCTTGGTAAAGAGGAGCGAGAGAGAGTGATATTAGTTGATTTCATTTGTCACGGTGTTCCTTCGCTTAGAGTATTCCATCTCTATCTCGACGAGTTGTTTAATGGGGAAAAAGTTACTTCATATACGTTTAGAAATAAAGATATTGGTTGGCAAACAATTCTAGCCCATTCTGTAAATGGGGATTGTTACCATGTGCCAGCTTCTAAAGATCCATTTTTTCGTGGATATGCGGTATATCATCTTTATGTAATGGAAGCATGCCACTCATGCCCATTCGCAAAAATTCCAAGAGTAGGGGATATTACTCTCGGTGATTTCTGGGGCTGTCCAGAAGATTTATATGATAAGCGTGGGGTGTCGCTTGTATTGGCTAATACGGCATTAGGAATTGCCACTCTTGAATCTGCAAAATTTCACGGTTCTATTAACATAGAACAAGTCAAGCTGCAGCAGGGTGTTGCACGGAATAGTCGTATTGTTCAGGGTGAGTATGCGATCCCTTTAGAGAGGGAAAAAATGATGGAAAGCTTGATAGCTGAAAAGAGCTTTGCTTATATGCAAGCATCGTTTTATCCTTCAAAAATGCAGTTGTTGTGGAATGGATTATGTCAGTCAAAAGAAAAGAGTGATTATTTTGTTAAAATATATCGAGTTATTATTCGGAAACTAAAAAAAATACATCGTTGGGAAAAAATAAATGCTAAATATGATATAAAGAATAGAAAAATGAAAATAGGTATTACTACCATACATCGGATTTGTAATTATGGCTCAGCCCTTCAGGCATATGCATTACAAAAATGTGTTATTGGAATGGGTTATGATTGCGAAGTTATAGACTATGTATATCCTAACGAATATCATCAGAAAAAACGTTCGAGTATCACTCATTTGAAGTCATCGATATTGCGTAGTACTAAGAATTATATAATAGATGTTCTAACAAAAAGAAGTGTACGTGAACATAAGTTTGCGCAATTTATTTCAGATAACGTTTTGGTGTCATCTCAATGTTATGAGACGAAAGAATATATTCAAGAGCATCCACCTTTGTATGATGCATATATAACCGGTAGTGATCAGGTTTGGAACCCTCGATATATGCACGATGACTCAACCTTTCTTCTTTCATTTGCACCATTATATGCACGCCGAATAGCGTATGCTGCAAGTTTTGGTGATTCAGTACTTGATTCCGATTATTTTTCTATTTATAAAAAAAACATTCAAGTATTTCATGCTATTTCTGTTCGTGAATCCCAAGGGATAGATATTGTTTCAAAATTGATAGGCAAGAAGCCTTGCCATGTTTTAGACCCTACAATGCTGCTGTCAGCTGCAGAATGGAAGAAACTTGCTCTTCCTCCCAACCAGCAGCGAAAGTATATATTGTGTTATTACTTGGGTTATTCCTTTAATCCATTTCCATATGCGGACGAATTAGCCGAGTATTACAGGCGTTTAACAGGGTATGATATTGTATATTTGAATCCTGCTATAAATAAGACTATTTCACCGAATAGCCGGGCTGTGTACGATGCAGGGCCTCTAGAATTTCTTGGATGGATTGCTAATGCTGAGATTGTTCTTACTACTTCTTTTCATGGAACTGCATTTGCGGCAAATTTCAACCGCCCATTTCTTTCGCTAATAGATAACGATTATTTGGACTGCAGGCAGTCCAGCCTTGTTGAATTGCTACAGTTGGAGTCTTATTTGTTAAGAAAAAACACAGTATTTCCTGACCCGCGTAGTTTAGGGTCAAATTATACTTCTTTGAATAAGCGTCTTGAAGATTGTCGTAATGAGTCAATAGATTTTCTGCGAAGAGCTTGTATGTGA